The DNA window GCTGTTCCGGTCATACCGGAGAGTTTTGTGTACATTCTGAAATAGTTCTGTATTGTTATTGTAGCTATAACCTGGGTTTCGGCTTCAATAGGCACATTCTCTTTGGCTTGAAGGGCTTGGTGAAGGCCGTCTGAATACCTTCTGCCAGCGAGAATTCTGCCGGTGAACTCGTCTACAATCATTACTTTTTTATCCACGACTACGTATTCGTCGTCTTTGTTGAAAAGCGAATACGCCTTGAGAAGCTGGTTTACGGCGTGGATTTTTTCGCTTTTTTCGGCGTAGAGCCTGTGGATTTCGTCTTCCTGCTTCACTTTCTCTTCCAAAGAAAGCGAAGAGTCGGTTTGAACTTTTTTCAAAAGGATGCTTATATCAGGCAGGGTGAAAAATTCCAGGTCGTTGGGAGAAATTGCTTTTCTGCCTTTTTCGGATATGTTTATTGTCTGCCCTTTTTCGTCGAGTGTGTAATAGAGCTCCTCGAGCAGGATCGGCATTTTTTTCGACTTACTCATTCCGTCTTCAGCCATGATTTTTTTCTCTGTGTCATCGATGAGCGAGGTGATTCCGGTTTTTTGCTGAAGTTTCATAAGTCTTTTAAACTTCGGATTTCCATTTTTTGCTATAAGAAATTTTACGCCTGCCTTTTCCCGGTCGCCTTCTTCGAAAAGTTTTTCCCCTTCCGTGATGAGCTGGTTTAAAAGGTTGTTCTGGAGCCTTACGATTCTCTCTACGGAGGGATTTAGATCCTGGTATATCGTGTCTTTTTTATCAGTTTCAACGAGGCCGGAAATTATGAGGGGGGTTCTCGCTTCGTCTATGAGAACCGAATCGACTTCGTCGACAATACAGTAGTAGTGTCCTCTTTGAACTCTGTTTTCAGGATGTATGGCGATGTTGTCCCTTAGGTAGTCAAATCCGAATTCGTTGTTTGTCCCGTATGTTATATCGGCGGAATACTGGACTTTTCTGTCTTCAAAAGTCATGCTCGATTGAACACAGCCCACAGTCATGCCGAGTTCGGTGTAAATGTTTCCCATCCACTCGCTGTCTCTTTTTGCGAGGTAGTCGTTGACCGTGACAAGGTGAACCCCGTGTCCGGGTATCGCGTTGAGGTAGACCGGCATAGTCGCGACGAGGGTCTTGCCTTCTCCGGTAGCCATTTCGGAGATTTTTCCCTGATGAAGGACGACTGCGCCTATCAACTGGACATCGTAGGGTATCATCTCCCATGTTATTTTGTGCCCCATCACGTCGATTTGTCTGCCTTTGAGCCTTCGGCAGGACTCTTTTACCATCGCGAAGGCGGTCGGCATGATCTCGTCGAGATATTTCATCTCGGCTTCAAACCTCGATTTTTCGAGTTTTTTAAGCTGTTCCTTCAGATCGGCTCTTTCTGTGGAATTTTGAGAAATCTTGATCTTCTCCCGGACATCGGCTATGGATGAATCGTATGATTTTGTCCTGTTTTTTATTTCACGGCGGAATTCCTCGGTCATGGCGGGAAGATTTTTGGATTTCAGGGTTTCGTAAATGGCGTTTATACGGGATGCATTCTGGAAGATTTTCGCCACTTCTCTTTCATTTTTTGTCTTGACAAATTTTCTAAACAATTTAACTGGTGTTTTCATTCATCAACTCCAACTATTTCCGGAAAATCGGCTTCTTGAATTCTCTGACCTACTGACTGGAGCAATTTTCCGAGAAGTTTATAATCCAGGCTCAGAGGCGCCAAAAGTGTTATCCATGTCCACCAGAGGCGTGTCGAGTGTTCGCTTTCCGTGTCTGTCCATAGAGGCGTGACTGATCCTATGCCGAAACAAAGTGAAGACCTGCAGTCGGTCTGAGCGATATCGACGCCTCTTTTGCCGGGGAAAAATACAGTCACCGTCCCGAACCGATTCGCGGCTTTTTTGGGGCTTATTACGCTTTGAATCCTTTCGATCATGGAAATCTTGTTTCCTGAACAAGTAGATTCTTCGTACCACTGGTGAAGAGAGAAAAGCTCTGTTTCTTGAGGTTTGTGCAATATTCCTTTATCCTCCACAGAAATTATCAACTCCGGGAAATGTTTGAAAAATATACCATGCGTGCCCATAAGTTCCGGAAAATCTTTTACAGAAAGGGCTATAGCCCTGATTATGAAGACCGGAAGCGGCACGACTATGTCTTTTTTCAAGGCTATTTCTTTTTTCAAAGAAATTAATCCCGAAATTTCTACAAACTTCGCTAAAAAATTTTTCTTGCATGGAAACATAATAATTATTATATTCTAATTTTTTTGCGAAGATAAAAAAAGTATTTTTTTGAAAAGTTTCAAATTACGTTTTTTATCTACATTTACATATCTTGACAAAAAAGGAGAAAAAAATGGGCATAATTGAGAAAAGTTCTTTGGAGCAGATACAAATCGAGATGAAAGAATACAAAAAGAAAAAATATCTCGATATAAGAACTTACTACCAGTCAGAGGGTGAGTGGAAACCTTCAAAAAAAGGGGTTACGATACACCCTGAAAATCTCGACAGCCTTTTGGAGATAATCTCAGAAATAAAGAATCAGTACGACAAAGAAACCCACGCCGATTGATTTTACGCCGTCTTCATGACGGCTTCAATTCTCTTGATGACCGGCGGGTGGTTGTAGTTGATCAGCACGTCGAAGAAATGCGGTGTCAGATTGCCGAAGCTTGAGATATGAATTTTCTTCAGGGCTTCAATGAAAATATCACTTTTCCCGGTTGATTCGACTGCGAACCTGTCGGCCTGGTATTCGAATTTCCTTGATAAAAAATTCATCAGGACTGAAAGTATCAAAGAAAGCGGCATGTACACTATAGCAAAAGCAGTCATTGCGCCGTAAATCGAGAAATTTTCCAGGCCGAGGGCGCTCACCGTGTAGGGATTTCTGATGAAAAGATACAGCAGGAAGAACATCAGAAAACTCTGACCCGACATCAACAGCATATTGGACAGTATGTGTTTTTTCTTGTAGTGCCCCATTTCGTGCCCGAGGACCGTCAATATTTCTTCGTTGTCCAGCTTTTCCAAGAGCGTGTCATAAAGGACTATTCTCTTGGTCTTCCCGAAACCGGCGAAGTATGCGTTCGGCTTTGTCGTCCTTTTCGACCCGTCCATTTTATAAACTCCGCTGTATGAAAAGTTGAATTTTTTGGCGTAGTCAAAAATTATTTTTTCAAGTTCTTCGTTCTCGACAGGGGTGAACTTGTTGAAAAGAGGGGAGATGACCACAGGAAAAACCCAGTTCAGGGCAAAAAGGATCAAAGTGACAGCGCCCCAGGCGATCAGCCAGGATAAATTACCGATTTTGATAAAACAGAAAAGAACAAGGCCCGTAACAGGTATTCCTATGACTATAGAAAGCAAAAGGCCTTTGAGAAGGTCGAGAATAAAAGTTTTGCGGGTCGTTTTGTTGAACCCATAGTCGTTTTCTATTTTAAACTGTGAATAATATGAAAATGGAATGTTGAATACGGATGAGATGAGAAAAAGGGAGAAGAAAAAAATTACTCCCGTGAAGACCTCGTTTAGTTTAAAATTTCTGGCGAAAATATCGACGAAATTCAACCCTCCAAAAATTATTACAGCAAGAATCGCGAAAGTTGATACCGTGTTGCTGAAGATAGAAAATATGGATGTTTTTTTCTTGTACTCCCGGTACTTTTGCTGTTTTTCCTCGTCGAAATAACCTTTGAATTCGTCGGGTATCTGCTTTTTTGACGATCGTATCCTCAAGAAATCCACAGTGAGTTCCAACACACAACCGGCGATTATTATGAACAGAAACATTAAAAGATAAACTGTTTTCATGGTGCTTTCCTTTTGTATCTCGACATCTGCGAGTTTGAATTTTCCGGAGATTTTTTGTCTATGAAATCATGAAAATTGATTTTGCAATATAAAAACATACGCGATTATTATCATATTTTTCAGACAAGATAAACGTAAAGATTTAGTGCTGTTATTTAGCTTAAGTTTGGCAGGGTTCTATTATTTTTAGTTAAACATCCTGAGTTTGCTGTTTATAATAATAGACCTAATTTTACGATGGACAGAAACTGAATTTATTAACACCCGAAAGGAGATTTTTAAATTGGATATTCCAAGGATTTTCAACATCACAGAGAGTGATCACCGCATACACAACCCGATCACACCGGAAAAGCTCGCTGCTCTCGGCGAAGCACTGCGTCTGAAATCGGGAGACCGAGTACTCGACCTGGGCAGCGGGTCGGGGGAGATGTTGTGCACCTGGGCGCGGGACTACGGCATCATCGGCACCGGCATCGACATGAGCGAGTTATATACTGAGAAGGCGAAACTCCGCGCTGAGGAACTCGGTGTCGCCGATCGAGTCAAGTTCATACACGGCGATGCCGCGGGCTTTGTATCCGACGAGGAAGTCAGCGTGGCGGCCTGTGTCGGTGCTACTTGGATCGCCGGGGGAGTCGCCGGCACTATCGAGCTTCTTGCGAGTAGCCTGCGCACCGGAGGGATCATCCTCATCGGCGAGCCCTACTGGCGGCAGAAGCCGCCTACGGAAGATATCGCCAAGGGCTGTCTTGCACGCTCAATCTCAGACTTTCTCATGCTACCGGAACTACTCGCGTCTTTCGACCGTCTTGGTTACGACGTAGTTGAAATGGTCCTGGCCAACCAAGACTGCTGGGACAGATATGAGGCGGCAAAATGGCTCACCATGCGCCGTTGGCTTGAAGCCAATCCCGGCGACGAGTTCGCGAAAGAAGTTCGAGACAAACTGACCTCGGAACCAGTGCGCTACGCCGCTTACACGCGTGAATATATGGGCTGGGGCGTGTTTGCTTTAATGAAGCGGTGATGAGGGGACTGCCGTAAAATTACCGCGCCCGTCGAGCCAAACGAATTGAGTACGGCGGTGATGAATTACTGTCCGAGGTGATGGCTATCCTGGATGCCTGTATATATTAGTGGTTCAACCACCATTACCGTTTTGTTTTTCAATTTCTTGCGATGAAGCGTTCAACGCGTTTGTAATACAAATCCATCCGTTTATAAAGTATTTTACGGTATTTTGGATTGCACTGGGCTTCTGCTACAGCCCAAAGGCTCCAGAAGACCCAAAAAGACGCCAGACAGAGATCAATATGCTTCAGTTGCTCCTCAGGTAAGAGGCGTATCCGGGTGTATCCATCGAGTAGAGCCTCCCGGAACCGAGGCAGTTTTACATCTTCCTGGCAGTGTTCCAGCGCTAGGGACAGATCGTAAATGTAATACCCAAAACCGGAATCATCAAAGTCTATGGCCAGCGCTTCTTTGCCACAGAAAAGCACGTTAGCATCCAAACCGAGATCTCCATGGATAAGTCCATATACATTGGGGCTTTTACCCCACCCGTCCATTGCCACTTTCATTTTACTGGAAACAATTTCGAAAGGTTTTACGTATTTCTGCGGCAACAGAGACCAGGCTTCGCTTGCAGGAATACCGGCTCCGCCACCTTCCATAAACAGCCCGACCCAATCGTATTTTCGTTTTGAGAGATTTGCGGGGGGATCCCAATGCGAGGCATGATTATGCAACCCAGCCATAAGTTGCCCCTGTGCTTTAAAGTGGCAGGATCGAATATTTTTTACGACTGAACGACCTTTAATCCACCGGAGGAGCGAGCAAATGCGTTCCTCTGGTATCCCGGGAATCAAGACGCGAGTAAATAATTTGCCATCCAATGTCGGGACTGGTTCCGGCACCGGAAGATTGGCATCCCTGCGCATAGACGCGAGCCATGCCAGTTCCAATTCGATTGCCTCAGGTGTTTGATAGCCGTGCTGGTGAACCCTTAGCATATATTGACCCGGAACATACAAGTTATCTTTTGTGCTTGATTTGGGTTTGATTTCATGAATCCTGAAGATGGTATTTCCGGCCTGTCTTAGAAATTTGATGCGGGTGTTGGATAATCCGTAAGCGTCCAGAGCTAATTGTGCCAATCCTCTAATTCTTCGGATTCGACCGAGATTTGAAAGTTCTTCAAAATTTTTCATGATACATTTTAACGCGCTCTTTTAAAAATTATACTATTAGCCTTACTCGATAGTAAATTACCTCTTCGCTTTGAGGTCACTGTCGCTGAAAAATTAGGAGTGAACCTTGCATCTTTGCCAGCTGCAGCCTAAAAACTCCTTCTTCACTGCGGTTTGGATTTCTTCATGCGCATCTGAAGCAATATAACATACCTTCTTGACTCCACGGTCTTTTATGTTTTTGAATATCAGCCGCCAATTATCCTCGGTCTCTT is part of the candidate division WOR-3 bacterium genome and encodes:
- a CDS encoding class I SAM-dependent methyltransferase translates to MDIPRIFNITESDHRIHNPITPEKLAALGEALRLKSGDRVLDLGSGSGEMLCTWARDYGIIGTGIDMSELYTEKAKLRAEELGVADRVKFIHGDAAGFVSDEEVSVAACVGATWIAGGVAGTIELLASSLRTGGIILIGEPYWRQKPPTEDIAKGCLARSISDFLMLPELLASFDRLGYDVVEMVLANQDCWDRYEAAKWLTMRRWLEANPGDEFAKEVRDKLTSEPVRYAAYTREYMGWGVFALMKR
- a CDS encoding transcriptional coactivator p15/PC4 family protein — translated: MGIIEKSSLEQIQIEMKEYKKKKYLDIRTYYQSEGEWKPSKKGVTIHPENLDSLLEIISEIKNQYDKETHAD
- the secA gene encoding preprotein translocase subunit SecA, yielding MKTPVKLFRKFVKTKNEREVAKIFQNASRINAIYETLKSKNLPAMTEEFRREIKNRTKSYDSSIADVREKIKISQNSTERADLKEQLKKLEKSRFEAEMKYLDEIMPTAFAMVKESCRRLKGRQIDVMGHKITWEMIPYDVQLIGAVVLHQGKISEMATGEGKTLVATMPVYLNAIPGHGVHLVTVNDYLAKRDSEWMGNIYTELGMTVGCVQSSMTFEDRKVQYSADITYGTNNEFGFDYLRDNIAIHPENRVQRGHYYCIVDEVDSVLIDEARTPLIISGLVETDKKDTIYQDLNPSVERIVRLQNNLLNQLITEGEKLFEEGDREKAGVKFLIAKNGNPKFKRLMKLQQKTGITSLIDDTEKKIMAEDGMSKSKKMPILLEELYYTLDEKGQTINISEKGRKAISPNDLEFFTLPDISILLKKVQTDSSLSLEEKVKQEDEIHRLYAEKSEKIHAVNQLLKAYSLFNKDDEYVVVDKKVMIVDEFTGRILAGRRYSDGLHQALQAKENVPIEAETQVIATITIQNYFRMYTKLSGMTGTAETESREFHKIYGLDVVVIPTNEPVRRIDYNDKIYKTRNEKFNAVIEEIQRIHGDGRPILVGTTSVETSETLSRMLKRVGINHEVLNAKQHQREAEIVAYAGQNGKVTIATNMAGRGTDIKLAQGIVKSPGGCLIHHKGLEKCTFSKSAKKCLENMPCGLHIIGTSRHESRRIDRQLRGRSGRQGDPGSSRFYLSLEDDLMRLFGSEKIARIMDRWGAKEGEVIEHPFVNKTVENAQKKVETFHFDIRQRVLKYDDVLNEQRNTIYEMRNIVLEGWDLKGFIRDKRNKVASYIVEQYLGEGFSTADYPGFRVETARHFGPVQVKPFTNETTADQVLQELIKSAEEIYQYLEKTVTEERMREIERFISLMIIDEFWRNHLYEMEALREGIGLRGYAQRDPLIEYTIEAQTLFNEMLFEIDREIVKRLYHPRIQPQERRSPKSIQTVKNDFSMNPQPNAQGKRPAQSRPQTVVYKFKKPGRNDTCPCGSGKKYKDCHGQGDGMPKNPTEEKLFLLYFEDPQEWEKKTGVKLKTKAK
- a CDS encoding M48 family metallopeptidase, with protein sequence MKTVYLLMFLFIIIAGCVLELTVDFLRIRSSKKQIPDEFKGYFDEEKQQKYREYKKKTSIFSIFSNTVSTFAILAVIIFGGLNFVDIFARNFKLNEVFTGVIFFFSLFLISSVFNIPFSYYSQFKIENDYGFNKTTRKTFILDLLKGLLLSIVIGIPVTGLVLFCFIKIGNLSWLIAWGAVTLILFALNWVFPVVISPLFNKFTPVENEELEKIIFDYAKKFNFSYSGVYKMDGSKRTTKPNAYFAGFGKTKRIVLYDTLLEKLDNEEILTVLGHEMGHYKKKHILSNMLLMSGQSFLMFFLLYLFIRNPYTVSALGLENFSIYGAMTAFAIVYMPLSLILSVLMNFLSRKFEYQADRFAVESTGKSDIFIEALKKIHISSFGNLTPHFFDVLINYNHPPVIKRIEAVMKTA
- a CDS encoding transposase, yielding RKLDTIYPFVWVDALYEKIRDNGHVISMAVLVVHGVNSSGKREILAIEPMYQETEDNWRLIFKNIKDRGVKKVCYIASDAHEEIQTAVKKEFLGCSWQRCKVHS
- a CDS encoding phosphotransferase; translated protein: MKNFEELSNLGRIRRIRGLAQLALDAYGLSNTRIKFLRQAGNTIFRIHEIKPKSSTKDNLYVPGQYMLRVHQHGYQTPEAIELELAWLASMRRDANLPVPEPVPTLDGKLFTRVLIPGIPEERICSLLRWIKGRSVVKNIRSCHFKAQGQLMAGLHNHASHWDPPANLSKRKYDWVGLFMEGGGAGIPASEAWSLLPQKYVKPFEIVSSKMKVAMDGWGKSPNVYGLIHGDLGLDANVLFCGKEALAIDFDDSGFGYYIYDLSLALEHCQEDVKLPRFREALLDGYTRIRLLPEEQLKHIDLCLASFWVFWSLWAVAEAQCNPKYRKILYKRMDLYYKRVERFIARN